GGTCCGGCTCGACACCGGTCTCAAACCAGGGCTGGCCTTCATGACGTTCCACTTCCCGGACGAGGTCGACGTCAACGTCATCACGATCGAGGCGACCTGCCCGATCGCCGGGACCGCCGAGTACAAGGCCGCGGCGATCCGCGTCGAGAAGCTGACCGCGGGAGTCTGACGATGGACCTCAAGCTCCTCGACGCCGTCGCCACCCGCGAGGAACGCGCCGCCGTCGCCGGGTTCGCCGGGGGCGGGCGCGACCAGCTGCTGCCCGCCCTGCACGCGGTCAACGACCGGGTCGGCTGGATCAGCCAGGGCGCGCTCAACCTCATCTGCGAGACGCTGCACGTGCCGCCCGCCGATGCCTACGGCGTGGCGAGCTTCTATTCGCTGTTCGCGCTGGAGGAGCGGCCGGAGCGGGTGGTGCACGTGTGCACCGACCTGGCCTGCCGGGTCAACGGCGCGGACACGGTGTGCGACGTCCTCACCGAGCACGTCGGCGCCGCGGGGAAGGCGCGGGGCGGGGTCACGTGGCAGCGCAGCCCGTGCCTCGGCGTCTGCGAACGAGCCCCCGCGGCGCTGACCTTCCAGGCGGGTGACCCGGCGGCCACCGAGCTGCTCGCCCCGGCGACCGGTGCGTCGGCCGTGCTCGCCACCCGGCGGGAACCGTCCGCTTCGGACGGCCTCGCGCCGGTGATCCACCAGCGGGACGGCCTGCGGCTCCTGCGCCGGGTGGGCGTCGTCGATCCGTCCAGTTTGGACGACTACCGCGCGGCCGGCGGGTACGCGGCGCTGCGCAACGCCCTGCGCATGGGCGAGGCCGCGGTGATCCGCGAGGTCACCGACGCCGGCCTCCTCGGGCGCGGGGGCGCCGCGTTCCCGACCGGGCGCAAGTGGGCGGCCACGGCCGCCCAGCCCGCCGGCCCGCACTACCTGGTGTGCAACGCCGACGAGAGCGAGCCGGGCACGTTCAAGGACCGGGTGCTGCTCGAAGGCGACCCGTTCGCGCTGGTCGAGTCGATGACGATCGCCGCGTTCGCGATCGGCGCCCGGCACGGCTACGTCTACCTGCGCGGTGAGTACCCGCGCGCGCTGAGGCTGCTGCGCAATGCGATCGACGTCGCGCGCGAACGCGGGTTCCTCGGTGCGGACGTCATGGGCCACGAGGGGTTCTCGTTCGACATCGAGATCCGGCGCGGCGCGGGTGCGTACATCTGCGGCGAAGAGACTGCGATCTTCAACTCGATCGAAGGCTTCCGCGGCGAACCCCGCACGAAGCCGCCGTTCCCGGTCGAGCAGGGGCTGTTCGGCAAGCCGACCGTCGTCAACAACGTCGAGACGCTGGTGAACGTCCCGCTGATCCTCACCGAGGGCGCGGCCGCGTACCGGGCGATCGGCACCGAGGCCTCGGCGGGGCCCAAGCTGTTCTGCCTGTCCGGGAACGTCGAACGGCCCGGCGTCTACGAGGTGCCCTTCGGCACGACGCTGCGGGAGCTCCTCTCCTTGGCCGGGGGAGTGCCCGAGGGGCGGGAGATGCGGGCGATCCTGCTCGGCGGCGCGGCCGGCGGGTTCGTCCGGCCCGACGAGCTCGACCTGCCGCTGACCCTGGAGGACGCGCGGGCGGCGAAGACGACGCTGGGGTCCGGGGTCGTGCTGGTGCTCGACGACCTGGCCGACCTCGGCGGGTTCCTGCTGCGGATCGCGTCGTTCTTCCGCGACGAGTCGTGCGGGCAGTGCGTCCCGTGCCGGATCGGGACCGTGCGGCAGGAGGAGGCGATCCGCCGGGTCCTGTCGGCCGGTTCGGACGAGCGGCCGCTGCTGCGGGAGGTCGGGCAGGTGATGCGGGACTCGTCGATCTGCGGTCTCGGCCAGACCGCGTGGAACGCCATCGAATCCGCCATCGACCGGCTGGGGGCACTGCAATGACCATTGTGGACATCGGGATTCCGCGACGGCTCGTGGAGTTCACCGTGGACGGCTCGACGGTCCGCGTACCCGAAGGCTCGACGATCCTCGACGCGTGCACGGCGGCGGGCAAGGAGATCCCGACGCTGTGCTACGGCGACACCCTGGAACCGGCGAACGCCTGCCGGGTCTGCATGGTGGAGGTCGAGGGCTCTCGGACGCTGGTGCCGTCGTGCTCGCGCAAGGCCGAGCCGGGCATGGTGGTGCACACGGACTCCCCGCGGACGCGGACCAGCCGCAAGGTGGTCCTGGAGCTGCTGGCATCGGCGACGGACCTGTCGACCACGCCGGGTGTCGCGGAGTGGATGGCGGAGGCGGGGGCCGATCCGGACCGCTTCGGCCCGGACGCCGCGACCGTCGCGCAACCGGCCCTGGTGGACAACGAGCTGTACGTCCGGGACTACGAGAAGTGCATCCTCTGCTACAAGTGCGTCGACGCGTGCGGCGACCAGTGGCAGAACTCGTTCGCCATCAGCGTGGCCGGCCGCGGCTTCGACGCGCGGATCTCGACGGAGTTCTCGAACCCGTTGCCGGACAGCGCCTGCGTGTACTGCGGCAACTGCGTCGAGGTCTGCCCGACCGGGGCGTTGAGCTTCAAGCGTGAGTATGACAAGCGCGCGGACGGCACCTGGGACGATTCGCGTCAGACGGCGACGACGACGGTGTGCACGTTCTGCGGGGTCGGCTGCAACCTGACGCTGCACGTCCAGGACAACGAGATCGTGAAGGTCACCTCGCCGCACGAAAGTTCGGTGACGCATGGGAACCTCTGCATCAAGGGCCGCTTCGGCTGGCAGCACGTCGAGAAGAAGGCCTAGTGTCGCGCGTTGCCAGGTGTTGCCGTTCGGTGCGGCGGGAACCTGCGCCAGGAGAGCCCGGCCTGGGCAGCCCCGGCCGCGATGTAGTGAATGAGTCATTCACCTCGTCCGGCGACATGAATGACTCATTCATGTCGCCGGACCAGCGACGAACCTCAGTTGCGCGACACCAGCTCAGCGCGGCCGGACCAAGCCGGTTTCGTAGGCGAGGACCACGGCTTGGACCCGGTCGCGCAGCTCCAGCTTGCCGAGGATGCGCCCCACGTGCGTCTTCACCGTGGCTTCCGAAAGCGCCAGCTCGCCCGCGATCTCCGCGTTGGACAGCCCGGCGGCCACCTTCTCGAGCACCTCGAGCTCGCGTTCGGTGAGCCGGTGCAGGCCGCGGGCGGTCGGCGGCCCGCCGTCCGGGGCGGGATCGGGCAGCCGGTCGGCGACCGTGTCCAGCAGGCGGCGGGTGACGGTGGGAGCCACCACGGCGTCGCCGCGCGCGACCGCGCGGATCGCGGTGAGCAGGTCGTCGGGCGGCACGTTCTTCAGCAGGAACCCGCTCGCCCCGGCCTTCAGCCCGGGAAAGGCGTACTCGTCGACGTCGAACGTGGTCAGGATGAGCACCCGCGAGCGGGGCGAGCCGCGCACGATCTCGCGGGTCGCGGTGATCCCGTCCACACCGGGCATCCGGACGTCCATCAGCACGACGTCGGGGTCGAGCTCGGCCGTGCGGGCCACGGCCGCGCCGCCGTCGGCGGCCTCGCCGACCACCGTCAGGTCCGGCTGGGACTCCAGGACGAGCCGGAACCCCAGGCGCAGCAACGGTTCGTCGTCGACGAGCAGGATGGTGATCACGCGCCGCTCCCGAACTTCCCCAGCACCCGCCAGCCGCCACCGGGCCGTGGCCCGGCTTCGACGTCGCCGCCGGTGACGCTCGCGCGTTCGCGCATCCCGCTGAGCCCGTGCCCGGCGCCGGTGACCGCGGCCGGCGCCGGGCGCCCGTCGTCGAGCACCTCGAGAGTCACGGCCGGCTCGTCGTAGGTGAGGTGGATCTTCGCCGACGTCGGGGCCACGGCGTGCTTGAGCACGTTGGTGAGCGCCTCCTGGGCGACCCGGTAGACCGCCAGCTCGACGGTCGGCGGCAGCGGGAACCGGCGGCCGGTCACCGTCCACGTCGCGGGCAGCCCGGTCGCCCGCACGTGGTTGACCAGCTCGTCGAGGGCGGCGATCCCGGGCTGTGGTGCCCGCGGGCTGTCGTCGCCGTTGCTCCGCAGCACGGTGAGCAGGCGGTGCATTTCGTCCAGCGCCTGCCTTCCCGTCGCCGAGACGTGCTTCGCGGCCGCCTCCGCCTGGGCACCGTTGGTGCGGGCGGCGAACGCGGCGCCGTCGGCGAGCGCGATCATCACCGAGAGGTTGTGCGCGATGATGTCGTGCATCTCGCGGGCGATGCGGGCGCGCTCCCGCGCAGCCGCGATCTGGCTCTCCTGGTCGCGTTCCCGCTCGGCCCGCACCGCCCGGTCGTGCAACGACGCCAGGTACACCCGGCGGGTCCGCACGTTCACCCCGAGCGCGAACGCCGCGGTGACGATCGCGGTCCCGAACACCAGGCGCGCCAAGAACGTCCCGAACCCGGTGTCCTCGCCGATCCCCGCCGCGGTGAGCGCGGCGACCGCCGACACCGCCGCCGCGACGCGGTACCGGTCGCGGTAGGCGGCGACGGTGTAGACGGCGATCAGCACGGCGACGGTCGTCGGCGGGAACTGCGGTCCGAGCAGGTCCTGGACCACGCCGAGCGCGGCCGTGACCACGAGCACGGTCAGCGGGAACCGCCGCCGGAACCCCAGCACCGCGACCAGCACGAGCAGGACCACGACCAGCTGGGGCCCGCTGCCCGAGCCCTGCGCGCCGACGACGAGCGCCAGGCCGAGGAGGCCGCACGCCAGCAGCAGGTCGGCGGGCACCGGGTGCCGCCGCGCCCACGCGCGCAGCGGCTCGATGCCCGGCCACGCGGAGCGGAACCCGGGGTCGATCGGTACGTCGGTCACCCGGCCATCATCTCCTCCCGGCCGCCGCGGGGGCACCGGTTTCAGGCATCCCGCCGCTTCAGCACGACGGCGGCCGCGGCGAGCGCGAGGACGACGTAACCGCAGAACCACGCGAAACCGGTCCACGGCGCGAGGCTGAGCGCCGAGGGCCGCACCGTGATCAGCGCCTGCCCGGCGTTGCTGGGCAGGTACGGCACGACGTGCGGGATCCAGCTCTCCGGGAGCGCGCCGGCCAGGCTCGGCACGATCACGACCAGGGCGACCAGTGCCGCGATCGCGCCGGCGGTGTGGCGCACGAGCCAGCCGAGCGCGACCCCGAGCAGCCCGACGCCGGTGAGGTAGAGCCCGACGCCGGCCACGGCGCGGAAGACGCCGGGCACGGCCAGGTTCGTCTCGATGTCCTGCGAGGACAGGAAAGCCTGGCCGCCGAGGAAGGCCGCGAAGGCGGCGACCTCGCCGACCACGAAGGTGACCGCCGCGAACACGGCCGCCTTCGCGCCCAGCACCGGCGTGCGGGTGGGGACCGCGGAGAACGTGGAGCGGATCTGCCCGGTGGTGTACTCCCCGGAGACCACGAGCACCCCCAGCACCCCGAACGCGAGCTGGACCAGGACGTAGCCCTGGATGCTCAGTGCGGTCGGTTCCAGGCGCGCCCGGCTCTGCTCGGTGAGCTGCGGCCAGCGGTCGGCGTTGAGCGCGCAGGTGAGCCAGCCGAGACCGATCATGCCGACGAGGGCCGCGGTGATCGTGATCGGCGTGGACTGCAGCGAGCGGAACTTCACCCACTCCGAGCCCATGACGCGCGGGAAGGTCACGCCGGTCGTGGTCGTCATGCGGGGTGTCCTCCGGTTTCGTGGACGCGGTACTCCAGCGCGTCGTCGGTGAGCTCCATGAACGCCTCTTCGAGCGACGCCTCGACCGGCGCGAGCTCTTCGAGCGGGATGGCGTGGCGGCAGGCGAGCAGGCCGACCTCGGCGCTGCCGACGCCGTGCACCTCGAGCAGCCCGGGTGCGGTGCTGGTGACGTCGATCCCGGGCCCGGTCAGCAGTTCACGCAGTTCGGCGGCCCGCGGAGTGCGGACCCGGACGACGTCGGCCGAGGCGCGGCTGATGAAGTCGCGCACCGACGTCTCGGCGATGACCCGGCCCCGCCCGATCACCACGAGGTGGTCGGCCGTCAGCGCCATCTCGCTCATCAGGTGCGAGGAGACGAACACCGTGCGGCCTTCGGCGGCGAGCCGGCGCAGCAGCGTGCGGATCCACCGGATGCCTTGCGGGTCGAGGCCGTTGACGGGTTCGTCGAGGATCAGCGTCGCCGGATCGCCGAGCAGGGCCGCGGCCATGCCGAGCCGTTGTCCCATGCCGAGGGAGAACCCGCCGGCCCGCTGGTGCGCGACGCCGGTCAGGCCGACCAGGTCGAGCACCTCCTCGACGCGCCGTCGCGGAATCCCGGTGGTGAGCGCCAGTGCCAGCAGGTGGTGGTAGGCCGACCGGCCCGGGTGGACGGCCTTGGCTTCGAGCAGCGCGCCGACCTCCCGCAGTGGCGCCGCATGACCGGCGTAGGCCTTGCCGTTGACCGTCACCGAGCCCGACGTGGGCGCGTCCAGGCCCATGATCATCCGGATCGTGGTGGACTTCCCGGCCCCGTTCGGGCCGAGGAACCCGGTCACCGCACCGGGAACGACGGTGAACGTCGCCCCGTCCACCGCGGTCCGGCCGCCGTACCGCTTGGACACCGCACGTGCCTCGATCATCTGTCTCCCTTCGTCGCGGCCGAAGGTAGGCCCGCGCGACGGCCGGATCGACCGGCTGGAGGGCGATCCCGACGCGGGGAGGGTGCGACTCGCGGCGTAGGCGCTACGCCGGAGGTCGCACGCGGGAAGCCGCAGAGGTGTCCCGGCAGCGAGCCGTTGACTGCCCCGCCGCCGAACAGCTATTCTCGATATGCGAAAGAAAGATTCCAGATAGCGAAATTTGAGGTCGCGATGCCAGAAGAGGGGCACTCCCTGCCGTACGTCGTCAACCTGTCGATCCTGTTCAAGGAGGTACCGCTGCCCGAGCGCGCGGCCGCCGCGCGGGAGGCCGGGTTCACCGACGTCGAGTACTGGTGGCCGTTCGACACCGCGGTCCCCGCGCGCGACGAGGTGGACGCCTTCGTGAAGAGCCTGGACGGCGTCCGGCTGCGCGGGCTGAACTTCTTCGCCGGTGACATGGCGGCGGGGGAGCGGGGCCTGGTGTCGTGGATCGGCCGCGAGGCCGAGTTCGCCGACAGCCTCGTCGTCGCCCTCGGCATCGCCGAACGCACCGGCTGCCGCAGCTTCAACGCGCTCTACGGCAACCGGCTCGACGGCGAAGACCCCGCCAAGCAGGACGCTCTGGCGCTGGTCCACCTCGCGACGGCCGCGGAGGCCGCCGCGAAGATCGGCGCGCAGCTGGTCCTCGAACCGCTCTCCGGCGCGGACCGCTACCCGCTCAAGACCGCCGCGGACGCCGTGGCCGTGCTCGACGACCTCGGGCGCGACAACGTGCGGCTGCTGGCCGACCTGTACCACCTGGCAGTCAACGGCGACGACCTGGACGCACTGGCGACGACGTACCTCTCCCGGATCGGGCACGTGCAGATCGCCGACGCACCCGGGCGCCACCAGCCCGGCACCGGCTCGCTGGACATCGAGGGGCACCTCGCGAAGCTGCAGAAAGCCGGTTACGACGGCTTCGTCGGGATCGAGTACGTCCCGGAGCCCGACACCGTCACGTCGCTGGACTGGCTGCCGATCACCCGAAGGGGACGAGCATGAAACTGGGATTCATCGGACTGGGCGTGATGGGCGCCCCGATGGCCGCGCACCTGGTCGCGGCCGGGCACGACGTCAGCGGCTACGACGTGCACACCGCGGCCGGCGAGAAGCTGGCGGCCGCCGGCGGCCGGGCCGCGACGAGCGTCGCCGACGCGGTGGCCGGGGCGGCCGTCGTGATCACGATGCTGCCGAACCACCCGCAGGTCGAGGAGGTCGTGCTGGCCGCGGGCGGGGTCCTCGACACCGCCGAGCCGGGCACGCTCCTGATCGACATGAGCACCATCCGGCCCGAGACGTCGATCGAGGTGGCGAACACCGCGCGGGACAAGAAGATCCGCGTCCTCGACGCGCCCGTCTCGGGCGGGCAGGCCGGCGCCGAGCAGGCATCGCTGTCCATCATGGTCGGTGGGGAAGCGGCCGACTTCGAGGCCGCGAAGCCGGTGTTCGACGCCGTCGGCAAGACCATCGTGCACGTCGGCCCGCACGGCGCCGGACAGGTCGTGAAGGCCGCGAACCAGCTCGTCGTGGGCGGGATCTACGGCCTGGTCGCCGAGGCGATCGTGCTGCTCGAAGCGTCCGGTGTGGACGCCGCGGTCGGGCTCGACGTGCTCGCCGGGGGACTGGCCGGCAGCCGGATCCTCGAGCTCAAGCGCAAGTCCATGGTGGAGCGCCAGTTCGCCCCCGGGTTCCGGATCGACCTGCACCACAAGGACATGGGGATCGCGCTGGCCGCCGCCCGGCAGGCCGACGTCGCGCTCCCGCTCACCGGACTGGTCGCCCAGCTCGTCGCCGCCGGCCGCGCCATGGGGTACGGCTCCCTGGACCACTCGGCCTTGCTGAAGGTCGTCGAACAGTTGTCGGGCCGCGTCCCGGCGGAGGTGTGACATGCCCAGAATCCCCGCCATGCAAGCGGTCGTCGACGTCCTGGAAAGCGAAGGCGTCGACACCGTCTTCGGCTGCCCGGGCGCCGCGATCCTCCCGCTGTATAACGCCCTACAAGGCCGCGCGATCGAGCACCTGATCGTCCGCCACGAAGAGGGCGCGACGCACATGGCCGACGGCTGGGCCCGGACGAACGGCAACGTCGGCGTCGCGATCGGCACGTCCGGCCCGGCCGGGACGAACATGATCACCGGGCTCTACACCGCGCACGCGGACTCGATCCCGATGATCTGCATCACCGGCCAGGCGGCGACGACCAAGCTGCACCAGGAAGCCTTCCAGGCCGTCGACATCGTCGAGATCGCCAAGCCGGTGACGAAGTGGGCGGTGCAGGTCAAGGAGGCCGCGCAGCTGCCCTGGATCTTCCGCGAAGCCTTCCGGATCGCCCGGTCCGGCCGCCCGGGCCCGGTGCTCATCGACCTGCCCATCGACGTCCAGAAGCAGGACATCGAGTGGGACTCCTCGATCGACTCGCCGCTGCCGGTGACGGCGGTGAAGCCCGCGTCCGCGCGGGTCGAGCGGGCCCTCGAGATGCTCCTGGCCGCTGAGCGACCGCTGATCCTGGCCGGCGGTGGAGTCGTCCTCGGCGAGGCCAGTCAGCAGCTGCGGGCCGCGGCGGAGCGCTTGGACGTCCCGGTCCAGGTGACGCTGATGGGCAAGGGCAGCTTCCCCGAGGACCACGAGCTGTTCGCCGGGATGGCCGGCATCCAGACGTCCCAGCGGTGGGCCAACGCGGCCTTCCTGGAGTCCGACCTGGTGCTGGCGCTGGGTGCGCGCTTCGGCGACCGGCACACCGGCGAGCTGTCGGTGTACCGGGGTGACCGGAAGTTCATCCACGTCGACATCGAGCCCACCCAGCTGGGCAAGGTGTTCGGGCCGGACCTCGGGATCGTCTCGGACACGCGCGAGTTCCTCGACGCGCTGCTGGCGGCGCTGGAGAAGCGCTCGCCGGAGCCGCGCCGCGACTGGGTCGGCCGGATCGCGGAGCTGAAGGAAGCGCTTCCCCGCCGCGACGACTTCGACACCTTCCCGATCAAGGCGCCGCGGGTCTTCAAGGAGATCAACGAAACCTTCGGCGAAGACACCTACTTCGTCACCGCGATCGGGCTCTACCAGATCTGGTCGGGCCAGTTCCAGAAGGCGCACAAGCCGCGCCACTACCAGGTCTGCGGCCAGGCGGGTCCGCTCGGCTGGGAGATCCCGGCCGCGATCGGCGTCAAGAAGGCGCGCCCGGAAGCCGAAGTCGTCGGTGTGGTCGGCGACTACTCGTTCCAGTTCCTCGTCGAGGAGCTGGCGGTGGCCGCCCAGTACGACGTCGGGTTCGTGCTGATCATGCTCAACAACGAGTACCTCGGGCTGATCCGCCAGGCCGAGACCGGCTACGACATGAACTTCGAGGTCGACATCCACTACGACTCGAACGGCACGGACAACGTGAAGATCATGGAGGCCTACGGCTGCTCGGGCACTCGCGTGCACGAGCCCGGCGAGATCCGGACGTCCCTCGAATGGGCCCGCAAGGAGGCCGAGCGGACCAGCCGCCCGGTCCTGGTGGAGATCATGATCGAGCGCGAGGGCAACGCCGCCATGGGCGCCGCCCTCGACGCCGTGAAGGAGTTCGAGCCCGCCTAGCGTCGTGAGTGGTCAGGGCGGTTAGAACCGCCCTGACCACTCACGACCGGGCTGCGTGACCACGGCCGCCGTACGAGACCCTGACCTCGTGCGGCGGCCTTTCCGCGTCCTGGGTCAGGCGGTTGTCGGAAAGTACAAACCGGGGCCGGAAATTCACCCGTCTTTCAGGGGTTTTGCCGTGGTCGCGGCCACACCCCAGCGTGTGTACTTCTTCACGAAGCAGCCCGAAAGGACGTCCACAGTGGAATTCCTCCGACCCGCCACGCTGGCCGACGCGCTCGCCGCGAAGGCCGCGAGCCCCGGTGCGGTCCCCCTCGCCGGCGGCACGGACGTGATGGTCGAGCTCAACTTCGACCACCGCCGTCCGGAGGCCCTGCTCGACCTCGGCCGCGTCGCCGAGCTGCACGAGCACGGCACCGACGGCGGCCGGATCCGGCTCGGCGCGGCCGTGCCCTACACCCGGATCATCGCCGAACTGGGCACCGAGCTGCCCGGCCTGGCGATGGCCGCGCGGACCGTCGGGTCCCCGCAGATCCGCAACCGCGGCTCGGTGGGCGGCAACCTGGGCGCGGCTTCACCCGCGGGCGACTCCCACCCGGCGCTGCTGGCCGCCGACGCCGAGGTCGAGATCGCCTCGGTCCGCGGCACCCGGATCGTCGCCGCGAAGGACTTCTACACCGGGGTCAAGCGCAACGTCCTGGAGCCGGACGAGCTGATCACGTCCGTCCTGCTGGCCCCGGCCACCGGGCCGCAGCAGTTCAGCAAGATCGGCACCCGCAACGCGATGGTCATCGCCGTCGCCGCCTTCGGGCTGGCGCTGCACCCGTCGGAAAAGCGCGTCGGCACCGGCGTCGGCTCGGCCGCGCCCACACCTCGGCGGGCTCTCGAAGCCGAGGAGTTCCTGGCCGGCGAGCTGGACTGGGACGCCCCGAAGGCGCTGAACGACTCGGTCAAGCGCCGCTTCGGCGACCTGGTCGCGGCGGCGGCCGCGCCGATCGACGACGTCCGGGGGAGCGCCGCCTACCGCCGCCACGCGCTGTCGGTCATGGCGCGAAGGACGTTGACCTGGGCCTGGACCGAATACTGTGCCCAACTCGGAGGGAGCGCGAAGTGCGCGTGAACGTCACCGTCAACGGCGAGTCCCGCCGGGCGGACAACGTCTGGGAAGGCGAAAGCCTGCTCTACGTGCTGCGCGAGCGGCTCGGCCTGCCGGGCTCGAAGAACGCCTGCGAGCAGGGCGAATGCGGCTCCTGCACGGTCTACCTCGACGGCGTCCCGGCGTGCGCGTGCCTGGTCGCGGCCGGGCAGGCCGAAGGCCGCGAGGTCGTCACGGTCGAAGGGCTCGCTTCCGGCGACGATCTCGATCCGGTGCAGGAGTCGTTCGTCGAGCAG
This genomic window from Amycolatopsis mongoliensis contains:
- a CDS encoding ABC transporter ATP-binding protein — translated: MIEARAVSKRYGGRTAVDGATFTVVPGAVTGFLGPNGAGKSTTIRMIMGLDAPTSGSVTVNGKAYAGHAAPLREVGALLEAKAVHPGRSAYHHLLALALTTGIPRRRVEEVLDLVGLTGVAHQRAGGFSLGMGQRLGMAAALLGDPATLILDEPVNGLDPQGIRWIRTLLRRLAAEGRTVFVSSHLMSEMALTADHLVVIGRGRVIAETSVRDFISRASADVVRVRTPRAAELRELLTGPGIDVTSTAPGLLEVHGVGSAEVGLLACRHAIPLEELAPVEASLEEAFMELTDDALEYRVHETGGHPA
- a CDS encoding sensor histidine kinase, translated to MTDVPIDPGFRSAWPGIEPLRAWARRHPVPADLLLACGLLGLALVVGAQGSGSGPQLVVVLLVLVAVLGFRRRFPLTVLVVTAALGVVQDLLGPQFPPTTVAVLIAVYTVAAYRDRYRVAAAVSAVAALTAAGIGEDTGFGTFLARLVFGTAIVTAAFALGVNVRTRRVYLASLHDRAVRAERERDQESQIAAARERARIAREMHDIIAHNLSVMIALADGAAFAARTNGAQAEAAAKHVSATGRQALDEMHRLLTVLRSNGDDSPRAPQPGIAALDELVNHVRATGLPATWTVTGRRFPLPPTVELAVYRVAQEALTNVLKHAVAPTSAKIHLTYDEPAVTLEVLDDGRPAPAAVTGAGHGLSGMRERASVTGGDVEAGPRPGGGWRVLGKFGSGA
- a CDS encoding FAD binding domain-containing protein: MEFLRPATLADALAAKAASPGAVPLAGGTDVMVELNFDHRRPEALLDLGRVAELHEHGTDGGRIRLGAAVPYTRIIAELGTELPGLAMAARTVGSPQIRNRGSVGGNLGAASPAGDSHPALLAADAEVEIASVRGTRIVAAKDFYTGVKRNVLEPDELITSVLLAPATGPQQFSKIGTRNAMVIAVAAFGLALHPSEKRVGTGVGSAAPTPRRALEAEEFLAGELDWDAPKALNDSVKRRFGDLVAAAAAPIDDVRGSAAYRRHALSVMARRTLTWAWTEYCAQLGGSAKCA
- a CDS encoding ABC transporter permease subunit encodes the protein MTTTTGVTFPRVMGSEWVKFRSLQSTPITITAALVGMIGLGWLTCALNADRWPQLTEQSRARLEPTALSIQGYVLVQLAFGVLGVLVVSGEYTTGQIRSTFSAVPTRTPVLGAKAAVFAAVTFVVGEVAAFAAFLGGQAFLSSQDIETNLAVPGVFRAVAGVGLYLTGVGLLGVALGWLVRHTAGAIAALVALVVIVPSLAGALPESWIPHVVPYLPSNAGQALITVRPSALSLAPWTGFAWFCGYVVLALAAAAVVLKRRDA
- a CDS encoding NAD(P)H-dependent oxidoreductase subunit E, with amino-acid sequence MDLKLLDAVATREERAAVAGFAGGGRDQLLPALHAVNDRVGWISQGALNLICETLHVPPADAYGVASFYSLFALEERPERVVHVCTDLACRVNGADTVCDVLTEHVGAAGKARGGVTWQRSPCLGVCERAPAALTFQAGDPAATELLAPATGASAVLATRREPSASDGLAPVIHQRDGLRLLRRVGVVDPSSLDDYRAAGGYAALRNALRMGEAAVIREVTDAGLLGRGGAAFPTGRKWAATAAQPAGPHYLVCNADESEPGTFKDRVLLEGDPFALVESMTIAAFAIGARHGYVYLRGEYPRALRLLRNAIDVARERGFLGADVMGHEGFSFDIEIRRGAGAYICGEETAIFNSIEGFRGEPRTKPPFPVEQGLFGKPTVVNNVETLVNVPLILTEGAAAYRAIGTEASAGPKLFCLSGNVERPGVYEVPFGTTLRELLSLAGGVPEGREMRAILLGGAAGGFVRPDELDLPLTLEDARAAKTTLGSGVVLVLDDLADLGGFLLRIASFFRDESCGQCVPCRIGTVRQEEAIRRVLSAGSDERPLLREVGQVMRDSSICGLGQTAWNAIESAIDRLGALQ
- a CDS encoding hydroxypyruvate isomerase family protein, with translation MPEEGHSLPYVVNLSILFKEVPLPERAAAAREAGFTDVEYWWPFDTAVPARDEVDAFVKSLDGVRLRGLNFFAGDMAAGERGLVSWIGREAEFADSLVVALGIAERTGCRSFNALYGNRLDGEDPAKQDALALVHLATAAEAAAKIGAQLVLEPLSGADRYPLKTAADAVAVLDDLGRDNVRLLADLYHLAVNGDDLDALATTYLSRIGHVQIADAPGRHQPGTGSLDIEGHLAKLQKAGYDGFVGIEYVPEPDTVTSLDWLPITRRGRA
- a CDS encoding 2Fe-2S iron-sulfur cluster-binding protein translates to MTIVDIGIPRRLVEFTVDGSTVRVPEGSTILDACTAAGKEIPTLCYGDTLEPANACRVCMVEVEGSRTLVPSCSRKAEPGMVVHTDSPRTRTSRKVVLELLASATDLSTTPGVAEWMAEAGADPDRFGPDAATVAQPALVDNELYVRDYEKCILCYKCVDACGDQWQNSFAISVAGRGFDARISTEFSNPLPDSACVYCGNCVEVCPTGALSFKREYDKRADGTWDDSRQTATTTVCTFCGVGCNLTLHVQDNEIVKVTSPHESSVTHGNLCIKGRFGWQHVEKKA
- a CDS encoding response regulator — its product is MITILLVDDEPLLRLGFRLVLESQPDLTVVGEAADGGAAVARTAELDPDVVLMDVRMPGVDGITATREIVRGSPRSRVLILTTFDVDEYAFPGLKAGASGFLLKNVPPDDLLTAIRAVARGDAVVAPTVTRRLLDTVADRLPDPAPDGGPPTARGLHRLTERELEVLEKVAAGLSNAEIAGELALSEATVKTHVGRILGKLELRDRVQAVVLAYETGLVRPR
- a CDS encoding 2-hydroxy-3-oxopropionate reductase; protein product: MKLGFIGLGVMGAPMAAHLVAAGHDVSGYDVHTAAGEKLAAAGGRAATSVADAVAGAAVVITMLPNHPQVEEVVLAAGGVLDTAEPGTLLIDMSTIRPETSIEVANTARDKKIRVLDAPVSGGQAGAEQASLSIMVGGEAADFEAAKPVFDAVGKTIVHVGPHGAGQVVKAANQLVVGGIYGLVAEAIVLLEASGVDAAVGLDVLAGGLAGSRILELKRKSMVERQFAPGFRIDLHHKDMGIALAAARQADVALPLTGLVAQLVAAGRAMGYGSLDHSALLKVVEQLSGRVPAEV
- the gcl gene encoding glyoxylate carboligase; translated protein: MPRIPAMQAVVDVLESEGVDTVFGCPGAAILPLYNALQGRAIEHLIVRHEEGATHMADGWARTNGNVGVAIGTSGPAGTNMITGLYTAHADSIPMICITGQAATTKLHQEAFQAVDIVEIAKPVTKWAVQVKEAAQLPWIFREAFRIARSGRPGPVLIDLPIDVQKQDIEWDSSIDSPLPVTAVKPASARVERALEMLLAAERPLILAGGGVVLGEASQQLRAAAERLDVPVQVTLMGKGSFPEDHELFAGMAGIQTSQRWANAAFLESDLVLALGARFGDRHTGELSVYRGDRKFIHVDIEPTQLGKVFGPDLGIVSDTREFLDALLAALEKRSPEPRRDWVGRIAELKEALPRRDDFDTFPIKAPRVFKEINETFGEDTYFVTAIGLYQIWSGQFQKAHKPRHYQVCGQAGPLGWEIPAAIGVKKARPEAEVVGVVGDYSFQFLVEELAVAAQYDVGFVLIMLNNEYLGLIRQAETGYDMNFEVDIHYDSNGTDNVKIMEAYGCSGTRVHEPGEIRTSLEWARKEAERTSRPVLVEIMIEREGNAAMGAALDAVKEFEPA
- a CDS encoding (2Fe-2S)-binding protein, producing MRVNVTVNGESRRADNVWEGESLLYVLRERLGLPGSKNACEQGECGSCTVYLDGVPACACLVAAGQAEGREVVTVEGLASGDDLDPVQESFVEQGAVQCGFCTPGLLVAAHDLIERVPDPSDVEIREALAGNLCRCTGYEKILDAVRDAAAKKAVR